One Bombus fervidus isolate BK054 chromosome 5, iyBomFerv1, whole genome shotgun sequence DNA window includes the following coding sequences:
- the LOC139987521 gene encoding E3 ubiquitin-protein ligase RNF25: MSETVIDERVTDEIEALKAILLDDELNIKENDRGEPECIETVLFPSTGEDSQSQYVCVTLIVQLPVGYPDISPTISLRNPRGLDENTVSLMQSDAEAKCKDFIGQPVMFELIELIREHLTRSNLPTDQCAICLYGFREGDEFTKTECYHYFHSHCLAAHVAAAERYYREEQEKLPQWQQDATNKFQAICPVCRESINCDVESLWSAPPPIDVEAAIDFSVTAELRELQKQMAALFLRQQRRGGIIDLEAEGVKTLVRTEDEPGATTEGPNPPGTSLNAYSNQNMQPVDHMQMPQSKQSSQTQNHAHYQSRQLHHNYQGHNNHGHRNRGRGRTHYRRQFDRVRHTESTPR; encoded by the exons ATGTCAGAGACCGTAATAGATGAAAG AGTAACTGACGAAATTGAAGCACTAAAAGCGATATTGCTTGATgatgaattaaatataaaagaaaatgacaG AGGTGAACCAGAATGTATTGAAACTGTGTTATTTCCCTCAACTGGTGAAGATTCACAGTCTCAATATGTTTGTGTAACACTGATTGTTCAATTACCTGTGGGATATCCTGATATATCACCTACTATTAGTCTCAGAAATCCCAGAGGTTTAGATGAAAATACAGTGAGTCTTATGCAATCAGATGCAGAAGCAAAATGTAAGGATTTCATAGGTCAACCAGTTATGTTTGAACTCATTGAG TTAATAAGAGAACACCTTACAAGAAGTAATCTTCCAACGGATCAGTGTGCCATATGTTTGTATGGTTTTCGGGAAGGAGATGAATTTACAAAAACTGaatgttatcattattttcaTTCACATTGTTTAGCAGCACATGTTGCTGCTGCAGAACGATATTATAGAGAAGAACAAGAAAAATTGCCACAATGGCAACAAGATgcaacaaataaatttcag GCCATATGCCCTGTGTGTAGAGAATCCATCAATTGCGATGTAGAAAGCCTATGGTCTGCTCCACCTCCAATTGATGTTGAAGCTGCTATCGATTTTTCAGTAACTGCAGAGCTGAGAGAATTACAAAAACAAATGGCAGCATTATTCTTACGGCAACAACGGAGGGGTGGTATAATTGACTTAGAAGCCGAAGGTGTGAAAACATTGGTTAGAACAGAAGATGAACCAGGTGCTACTACTGAAGGACCCAACCCTCCGGGAACCAGTTTAAATGCATATTCAAATCAAAATATGCAACCTGTTGATCATATG CAAATGCCACAATCAAAACAGTCCTCACAGACACAAAATCATGCTCACTATCAATCAAGGCAACTACATCATAATTACCAAGGTCATAATAACCATGGCCATCGAAACAGAGGTCGTGGACGAACTCATTATCGTCGTCAATTTGACAGAGTTAGGCACACGGAATCTACTCCCAGATGA
- the Dock gene encoding SH2/SH3 adaptor protein dock isoform X1, with the protein MAAMKHGKTSQDDVCYVVAKYDYGAQGAQELDLRKNERYLLLDDSKHWWRVQSARGQAGYVPSNYVKKEKPSLFDSIKKKVKKGSGSKTLPSSNSPSRAVESPIMARRLPADPSEAIGTAVVKYNYQAQQADELSLVKGTRILILEKSNDGWWRGQSGTQAGWFPSNYTHEEGDADDTLHTYAMAENVLDIVVALYSFSSNNDQELSFEKGDRLEILDRPPADPEWYKARNSQGQIGLVPRNYLQELSEYLTQPYRERGMTSSEISTGDSLERRPDPGDRPHLVGKPWYYGSISRSQCDTLLNQHGHDGDFLIRDSETNVGDYSVSLKAPGRNKHFRVHVEGALYCIGQRKFHTLDQLVDHYQRAPIYTNKQGEKLYLVRPLPKGNPSSNGC; encoded by the exons ATGGCAGCCATGAAGCATG GCAAGACAAGTCAAGACGACGTATGCTATGTTGTCGCCAAATATGACTATGGAGCACAAGGTGCTCAGGAATTAGATTTACGGAAAAATGAACGGTACTTGCTTCTCGATGATTCAAAACACTGGTGGAGAGTACAAAGTGCAAGAGGACAAGCTGGCTATGTGCCAAGTAACTATGTCAAGAAGGAAAAGCCATCTCTTTTTGAcagtattaaaaagaaagtcaAAAAGGGCTCTGGCTCAAAAACTCTACCATCCAGTAATTCACCATCCAGAGCCGTAGAGTCTCCTATTATGGCTAGGCGTCTACCTGCTGATCCAAGTGAAGCAATAGGTACAGCAGTTGTCAAGTACAATTACCAAGCACAACAAGCAGATGAATTGTCACTCGTCAAAGGCACTAGAAtcttaatattagaaaaaagtAATGATGGTTGGTGGAGGGGTCAAAGTGGTACACAAGCAGGATGGTTTCCATCAAATTATACTCACGAAGAAGGAGATGCAGATGATACTCTTCATACATATGCAATGGCAGAAAATGTTCTTGATATTGTTGTTGcgctttattctttttcttccaacaATGATCAAGAATTATCTTTTGAGAAAGGTGATCGTTTGGAAATTCTTGACCGTCCACCAGCAGATCCTGAATGGTATAAAGCAAGAAACAGTCAAGGTCAAATAGGTCTAGTGCCACGTAATTATCTCCAAGAATTGAGTGAATATTTGACACAACCATATCGTGAGAGAGGAATGACAAGTAGTGAGATTAGTACAGGAGACTCCCTTGAAAGAAGGCCAGATCCTGGTGATAGACCACATCTTGTTGGAAAACCTTGGTACTATGGTAGCATTTCACGTTCGCAATGTGACACGTTATTGAATCAACATGGTCATGATGGTGACTTTTTAATTAGAGATAGTGAAACTAAT gTGGGAGATTATTCAGTATCTTTAAAAGCTCCAGGACGTAACAAACACTTTAGGGTACATGTGGAAGGAGCATTATATTGTATTGGTCAAAGAAAATTCCATACATTAGACCAATTAGTAGACCATTATCAACGAGCGCCTATTTATACTAACAAGCAGGGTGAGAAATTGTATTTGGTGCGCCCATTGCCAAAAGGCAACCCCAGTAGTAATGGTTGCTAG
- the LOC139987514 gene encoding uncharacterized protein isoform X1: MDNLSDSFKGELDSVTSTDSLQLMTDEFHIRHLSTPDVSNIELSKRVALLELENERLRIDLENMRIELNARIAANEGLKGKITELYVEMQLVVQEKQKLQNTLTDVKNHLDASEASVKWYQSQVHGLQASKKTLQLEIDTYQGILQQRQQTIANINARYKQLNIDYSELLQKHRKEKQDLEYEVRNLKTQNQSNSILESLDISTSSSSDVSTKLELTEDELRDTKAELKTLEKRLLGNEVSKALMENALAKQRILITTMEENIQKCETEKNQTADTLRKTQLEIQKLKSENEALQTTLLSSKQEQSQIEDAIFQLRLQLTKMIAQYKLLKSKNIEAEEKLNSMQDVINENKRLKTLSYEANTALIRKLRQEKRKVKSLENKLHGIQIKGHLITMKNKMEVSLHECLKQVLMRNKDLKDQLKALAKTSDESIDEGYGDNSIVSSVSIDIPSPKSISPVLLDAASNILLQCKDFYKPVQTELEQLKLKLNKLKEQYTT; this comes from the exons ATGGACAATTTATCTGATTCATTTAAAGGAGAGTTAGATTCTGTTACATCAACAGATTCTCTGCAATTGATGACTGATGAATTTCATATTAGACACTTATCAACACCAGATGTTTCAAATATAGAATTATCAAAACGTGTTGCATTATTAGAACTGGAAAATGAGCGACTTCGAATAGATCTAGAAAATATGCGTATTGAACTCAATGCAAGAATTGCTGCTAATGAAGGGCTTAAAGGAAAAATCACAGAATTGTATGTAGAAATGCAGTTAGTAGTTcaggaaaaacaaaaattacaaaatacactAACAGATGTAAAAAATCATTTAGATGCATCAGAAGCATCTGTAAAATGGTATCAATCTCAAGTACATGGTCTACAAGCAAGCAAGAAAACTTTACAATTAGAAATTGATACCTATCAAGGAATTTTGCAGCAAAGACAGCAAACAATAGCAAACATAAATGCTAGATATAAGCAATTAAACATAGATTATTCAGAACTTCTTCAAAAacatagaaaagaaaagcaagATTTGGAATATGAGGTACGAAACTTAAAGACACAAAATCAATCAAACAGTATTTTAGAATCATTAGATATCAGTACATCAAGTTCTTCAGATGTCTCCACAAAGTTAGAATTAACAGAAGATGAATTAAGAGATACAAAAGCAGAGTTAAAAACATTAGAAAAACGACTTTTAGGTAATGAAGTTTCCAAAGCATTGATGGAAAATGCTTTGGCTAAGCAACGTATATTAATTACAACTATGgaagaaaatatacagaaatgtGAAACTGAGAAAAATCAAACTGCTGATACATTGCGTAAAACGCAACTTGAAATTCAAAAGTTAAAATCCGAGAATGAAGCATTACAGACTACTCTGTTGTCTTCTAAACAGGAACAAAGTCAAATAGAAGATGCAATCTTTCAATTGCGATTACAGTTAACTAAAATGATTGCTCAGTATAAACTTTTAAAGTcaaaaaatatagaagcagaggaaaaattgaattcaatGCAAGatgtaataaatgaaaataaacgtttaaaaacATTATCATATGAAGCTAACACTGCTTTAATCAGAAAACTTAGacaagaaaaacgaaaagttAAAAGTTTAGAAAATAAACTTCATGGAATTCAAATAAAGGGACATTTAATCACTATG aaaaacaaaatggaaGTTTCTTTACATGAATGCTTAAAACAGGTTTTAATgagaaataaa GATTTAAAAGATCAATTGAAGGCACTAGCAAAAACTTCAGATGAAAGTATTGATGAAGGATATGGTGACAACAGTATTGTTAGTTCTGTTTCTATAGACATTCCCTCACCAAAATCTATCAGTCCAGTATTATTAGATGCAGCTTCTAATATTTTGCTGCAATGTAAGGACTTTTATAAACCAGTACAAACAGAACTTGAAcagttaaaattaaaacttaaTAAACTAAAGGAACAATATACtacatag
- the LOC139987514 gene encoding uncharacterized protein isoform X2: MTDEFHIRHLSTPDVSNIELSKRVALLELENERLRIDLENMRIELNARIAANEGLKGKITELYVEMQLVVQEKQKLQNTLTDVKNHLDASEASVKWYQSQVHGLQASKKTLQLEIDTYQGILQQRQQTIANINARYKQLNIDYSELLQKHRKEKQDLEYEVRNLKTQNQSNSILESLDISTSSSSDVSTKLELTEDELRDTKAELKTLEKRLLGNEVSKALMENALAKQRILITTMEENIQKCETEKNQTADTLRKTQLEIQKLKSENEALQTTLLSSKQEQSQIEDAIFQLRLQLTKMIAQYKLLKSKNIEAEEKLNSMQDVINENKRLKTLSYEANTALIRKLRQEKRKVKSLENKLHGIQIKGHLITMKNKMEVSLHECLKQVLMRNKDLKDQLKALAKTSDESIDEGYGDNSIVSSVSIDIPSPKSISPVLLDAASNILLQCKDFYKPVQTELEQLKLKLNKLKEQYTT; encoded by the exons ATGACTGATGAATTTCATATTAGACACTTATCAACACCAGATGTTTCAAATATAGAATTATCAAAACGTGTTGCATTATTAGAACTGGAAAATGAGCGACTTCGAATAGATCTAGAAAATATGCGTATTGAACTCAATGCAAGAATTGCTGCTAATGAAGGGCTTAAAGGAAAAATCACAGAATTGTATGTAGAAATGCAGTTAGTAGTTcaggaaaaacaaaaattacaaaatacactAACAGATGTAAAAAATCATTTAGATGCATCAGAAGCATCTGTAAAATGGTATCAATCTCAAGTACATGGTCTACAAGCAAGCAAGAAAACTTTACAATTAGAAATTGATACCTATCAAGGAATTTTGCAGCAAAGACAGCAAACAATAGCAAACATAAATGCTAGATATAAGCAATTAAACATAGATTATTCAGAACTTCTTCAAAAacatagaaaagaaaagcaagATTTGGAATATGAGGTACGAAACTTAAAGACACAAAATCAATCAAACAGTATTTTAGAATCATTAGATATCAGTACATCAAGTTCTTCAGATGTCTCCACAAAGTTAGAATTAACAGAAGATGAATTAAGAGATACAAAAGCAGAGTTAAAAACATTAGAAAAACGACTTTTAGGTAATGAAGTTTCCAAAGCATTGATGGAAAATGCTTTGGCTAAGCAACGTATATTAATTACAACTATGgaagaaaatatacagaaatgtGAAACTGAGAAAAATCAAACTGCTGATACATTGCGTAAAACGCAACTTGAAATTCAAAAGTTAAAATCCGAGAATGAAGCATTACAGACTACTCTGTTGTCTTCTAAACAGGAACAAAGTCAAATAGAAGATGCAATCTTTCAATTGCGATTACAGTTAACTAAAATGATTGCTCAGTATAAACTTTTAAAGTcaaaaaatatagaagcagaggaaaaattgaattcaatGCAAGatgtaataaatgaaaataaacgtttaaaaacATTATCATATGAAGCTAACACTGCTTTAATCAGAAAACTTAGacaagaaaaacgaaaagttAAAAGTTTAGAAAATAAACTTCATGGAATTCAAATAAAGGGACATTTAATCACTATG aaaaacaaaatggaaGTTTCTTTACATGAATGCTTAAAACAGGTTTTAATgagaaataaa GATTTAAAAGATCAATTGAAGGCACTAGCAAAAACTTCAGATGAAAGTATTGATGAAGGATATGGTGACAACAGTATTGTTAGTTCTGTTTCTATAGACATTCCCTCACCAAAATCTATCAGTCCAGTATTATTAGATGCAGCTTCTAATATTTTGCTGCAATGTAAGGACTTTTATAAACCAGTACAAACAGAACTTGAAcagttaaaattaaaacttaaTAAACTAAAGGAACAATATACtacatag
- the LOC139987522 gene encoding PRKR-interacting protein 1 homolog, whose protein sequence is MSENKEKEEEKPVVAKTAIDLQRLKLQKLMKNPEKPIILPERPKAKSTPTVPEFVRNVMGSSAGAGSGEFHVYRHLRRKEYARQKFIQEKGHKELLDEEYHRKIEENKRIAEEITAKKRAKRLKKKQIWKQKKKMKTGNVEQHNKSANTDSDEESLDEEETGDKNDNEVQNISDNEVKDTSSINLDENQSKQSNIPVNT, encoded by the exons atgtcagaaaataaagaaaaagaagaagaaaaacctGTTGTTGCAAAGACAGCAATTGATTTGCAACGATTAAAACttcaaaaattaatgaaaaatccg GAAAAGCCTATCATATTACCAGAACGGCCTAAAGCTAAAAGTACACCTACAGTACCGGAATTTGTTCGTAATGTAATGGGTAGCAGCGCTGGTGCTGGTAGCGGAGAATTTCATGTATACAGACATTTAAGACGTAAAGAATATGCAAGGCAAAAGTTTATTCAAGAAAAAGGTCACAag GAACTTTTAGATGAAGAATACCACAGAAAgattgaagaaaataaaagaatagcTGAGGAAATAACTGCAAAGAAAAGAGCAAaaagattaaagaaaaaacagatatggaaacaaaagaaaaagatgaagaCTGGAAATGTAGAACAGCATAACAAAAGTGCAAATACTGATTCAGATGAAGAAAGTTTAGATGAAGAAGAGACAGgagataaaaatgataatgagGTCCAAAATATATCTGATAATGAAGTTAAAGATACAAGTTCTATAAATTTAGATGAGAATCAGTCTAAACAATCGAATATTCctgtaaatacataa
- the Dock gene encoding SH2/SH3 adaptor protein dock isoform X2, which produces MSSLKIGKTSQDDVCYVVAKYDYGAQGAQELDLRKNERYLLLDDSKHWWRVQSARGQAGYVPSNYVKKEKPSLFDSIKKKVKKGSGSKTLPSSNSPSRAVESPIMARRLPADPSEAIGTAVVKYNYQAQQADELSLVKGTRILILEKSNDGWWRGQSGTQAGWFPSNYTHEEGDADDTLHTYAMAENVLDIVVALYSFSSNNDQELSFEKGDRLEILDRPPADPEWYKARNSQGQIGLVPRNYLQELSEYLTQPYRERGMTSSEISTGDSLERRPDPGDRPHLVGKPWYYGSISRSQCDTLLNQHGHDGDFLIRDSETNVGDYSVSLKAPGRNKHFRVHVEGALYCIGQRKFHTLDQLVDHYQRAPIYTNKQGEKLYLVRPLPKGNPSSNGC; this is translated from the exons ATGTCAAGTTTAAAAATCG GCAAGACAAGTCAAGACGACGTATGCTATGTTGTCGCCAAATATGACTATGGAGCACAAGGTGCTCAGGAATTAGATTTACGGAAAAATGAACGGTACTTGCTTCTCGATGATTCAAAACACTGGTGGAGAGTACAAAGTGCAAGAGGACAAGCTGGCTATGTGCCAAGTAACTATGTCAAGAAGGAAAAGCCATCTCTTTTTGAcagtattaaaaagaaagtcaAAAAGGGCTCTGGCTCAAAAACTCTACCATCCAGTAATTCACCATCCAGAGCCGTAGAGTCTCCTATTATGGCTAGGCGTCTACCTGCTGATCCAAGTGAAGCAATAGGTACAGCAGTTGTCAAGTACAATTACCAAGCACAACAAGCAGATGAATTGTCACTCGTCAAAGGCACTAGAAtcttaatattagaaaaaagtAATGATGGTTGGTGGAGGGGTCAAAGTGGTACACAAGCAGGATGGTTTCCATCAAATTATACTCACGAAGAAGGAGATGCAGATGATACTCTTCATACATATGCAATGGCAGAAAATGTTCTTGATATTGTTGTTGcgctttattctttttcttccaacaATGATCAAGAATTATCTTTTGAGAAAGGTGATCGTTTGGAAATTCTTGACCGTCCACCAGCAGATCCTGAATGGTATAAAGCAAGAAACAGTCAAGGTCAAATAGGTCTAGTGCCACGTAATTATCTCCAAGAATTGAGTGAATATTTGACACAACCATATCGTGAGAGAGGAATGACAAGTAGTGAGATTAGTACAGGAGACTCCCTTGAAAGAAGGCCAGATCCTGGTGATAGACCACATCTTGTTGGAAAACCTTGGTACTATGGTAGCATTTCACGTTCGCAATGTGACACGTTATTGAATCAACATGGTCATGATGGTGACTTTTTAATTAGAGATAGTGAAACTAAT gTGGGAGATTATTCAGTATCTTTAAAAGCTCCAGGACGTAACAAACACTTTAGGGTACATGTGGAAGGAGCATTATATTGTATTGGTCAAAGAAAATTCCATACATTAGACCAATTAGTAGACCATTATCAACGAGCGCCTATTTATACTAACAAGCAGGGTGAGAAATTGTATTTGGTGCGCCCATTGCCAAAAGGCAACCCCAGTAGTAATGGTTGCTAG
- the Drongo gene encoding arf GTPase activating protein drongo isoform X2, whose protein sequence is MMASAKRKQDEKNLKILRELVSQPGNKECFDCHQRGPTYVNMTIGSFVCTSCSGMLRGLTPPHRVKSISMATFTQEEIDFIKERGNEYCRRIWLGLMNQNSSQTLDTKDEQKMKDLMSAKYELKRYYLDPSMANQNSNQKSQSSNQTNIPRVPHSGTSTTTLSSTTSTSASKTNNVESVNFNNFSTDFVADFSKVPDPFITTTTPANKLSQPIVPQSFFANFDNNPVFDSQKDTNIESLSPFSQTTGNMTNSMNANGAHVPPSEDRYAALKDLDSLMKQIQLKDDTTTTLNTSTWNTNNDPQWVGIGPSSNRDVIQFSQLMTNKVWQPTLPAYHANPFMVGSGVSNMTRNSNNPFL, encoded by the exons ATGATGGCGTCCGCGAAAAGAAAGCAAGacgagaaaaatttgaaaatattacgcGAGCTGGTCTCACAACCTGGTAATAAAGAATGTTTCGATTGCCATCAGCGAGGCCCAACTTACGTCAACATGACAATCGGTTCATTCGTCTGTACCTCTTGTTCTGGTATGCT gaGGGGCTTGACACCACCACATAGAGTAAAATCTATTTCTATGGCAACATTTACTCAAGAGGAAATAGATTTTATAAAGGAACGTGGTAATGAATATTGTAGAAGAATATGGTTAGGCTTGATGAACCAAAATTCATCACAGACTTTAGATACAAAAGATGAACAAAAGATGAAAGATCTAATGAGTGCAAAATATGAGcttaaaagatattatttgGATCCGTCCATGGCAAATCAGAACTCAAATCAAAAATCACAGTCATCTAATCAAACTAACATTCCAAGGGTTCCACATTCTGGAACATCCACTACAACATTATCTTCTACAACATCTACATCAGCTTCGAAAACAAACAATGTTGAATcagttaattttaataacttttcaACAGATTTTGTAGCTGATTTCAGCAAAGTTCCTGATCCATTTATTACTACTACAACACCTGCAAATAAACTCAGTCAACCTATTGTACCTCAGTCGTTCTTTGCCAATTTTGACAACAATCCTGTTTTTGATAGCCAAAAAGATACAA ATATCGAATCCTTAAGTCCATTTAGTCAGACTACAGGAAATATGACTAATTCAATGAATGCAAATGGTGCACATGTACCTCCATCAGAAGATCGTTATGCGGCACTGAAAGACTTAGATTCTCtaatgaaacaaatacaatTGAAAGATGATACTACAACAACATTAAATACATCCACATGGAATACTAATAATG atcCGCAGTGGGTAGGTATTGGACCATCTAGTAACAGAGATGTGATTCAGTTTAGTCAATTAATGACAAATAAAGTATGGCAACCAACCCTTCCAGCATATCATGCAAATCCATTCATG GTTGGTTCTGGCGTGAGCAACATGACAAGAAATTCGAACAATCCTTTCTTATGA
- the Drongo gene encoding arf GTPase activating protein drongo isoform X1 — protein MMASAKRKQDEKNLKILRELVSQPGNKECFDCHQRGPTYVNMTIGSFVCTSCSGMLRGLTPPHRVKSISMATFTQEEIDFIKERGNEYCRRIWLGLMNQNSSQTLDTKDEQKMKDLMSAKYELKRYYLDPSMANQNSNQKSQSSNQTNIPRVPHSGTSTTTLSSTTSTSASKTNNVESVNFNNFSTDFVADFSKVPDPFITTTTPANKLSQPIVPQSFFANFDNNPVFDSQKDTNIESLSPFSQTTGNMTNSMNANGAHVPPSEDRYAALKDLDSLMKQIQLKDDTTTTLNTSTWNTNNASNSLWSVGNQTTNVISNPFATGDLWRPSNVVNNNTQSIDTSLYNPINPFKPVQFPMNNDPQWVGIGPSSNRDVIQFSQLMTNKVWQPTLPAYHANPFMVGSGVSNMTRNSNNPFL, from the exons ATGATGGCGTCCGCGAAAAGAAAGCAAGacgagaaaaatttgaaaatattacgcGAGCTGGTCTCACAACCTGGTAATAAAGAATGTTTCGATTGCCATCAGCGAGGCCCAACTTACGTCAACATGACAATCGGTTCATTCGTCTGTACCTCTTGTTCTGGTATGCT gaGGGGCTTGACACCACCACATAGAGTAAAATCTATTTCTATGGCAACATTTACTCAAGAGGAAATAGATTTTATAAAGGAACGTGGTAATGAATATTGTAGAAGAATATGGTTAGGCTTGATGAACCAAAATTCATCACAGACTTTAGATACAAAAGATGAACAAAAGATGAAAGATCTAATGAGTGCAAAATATGAGcttaaaagatattatttgGATCCGTCCATGGCAAATCAGAACTCAAATCAAAAATCACAGTCATCTAATCAAACTAACATTCCAAGGGTTCCACATTCTGGAACATCCACTACAACATTATCTTCTACAACATCTACATCAGCTTCGAAAACAAACAATGTTGAATcagttaattttaataacttttcaACAGATTTTGTAGCTGATTTCAGCAAAGTTCCTGATCCATTTATTACTACTACAACACCTGCAAATAAACTCAGTCAACCTATTGTACCTCAGTCGTTCTTTGCCAATTTTGACAACAATCCTGTTTTTGATAGCCAAAAAGATACAA ATATCGAATCCTTAAGTCCATTTAGTCAGACTACAGGAAATATGACTAATTCAATGAATGCAAATGGTGCACATGTACCTCCATCAGAAGATCGTTATGCGGCACTGAAAGACTTAGATTCTCtaatgaaacaaatacaatTGAAAGATGATACTACAACAACATTAAATACATCCACATGGAATACTAATAATG CTTCGAATTCACTCTGGAGTGTAGGAAATCAAACtacaaatgtaatttcaaatcCATTTGCAACTGGTGATTTATGGCGACCATCTAATgtagttaataataatacacaatCAATTGATACCTCGCTATATAATCCCATTAATCCTTTTAAACCAGTACAATTTCCTATGAATAATG atcCGCAGTGGGTAGGTATTGGACCATCTAGTAACAGAGATGTGATTCAGTTTAGTCAATTAATGACAAATAAAGTATGGCAACCAACCCTTCCAGCATATCATGCAAATCCATTCATG GTTGGTTCTGGCGTGAGCAACATGACAAGAAATTCGAACAATCCTTTCTTATGA
- the LOC139987514 gene encoding uncharacterized protein isoform X3 has protein sequence MQELLLMKGLKEKSQNYASEASVKWYQSQVHGLQASKKTLQLEIDTYQGILQQRQQTIANINARYKQLNIDYSELLQKHRKEKQDLEYEVRNLKTQNQSNSILESLDISTSSSSDVSTKLELTEDELRDTKAELKTLEKRLLGNEVSKALMENALAKQRILITTMEENIQKCETEKNQTADTLRKTQLEIQKLKSENEALQTTLLSSKQEQSQIEDAIFQLRLQLTKMIAQYKLLKSKNIEAEEKLNSMQDVINENKRLKTLSYEANTALIRKLRQEKRKVKSLENKLHGIQIKGHLITMKNKMEVSLHECLKQVLMRNKDLKDQLKALAKTSDESIDEGYGDNSIVSSVSIDIPSPKSISPVLLDAASNILLQCKDFYKPVQTELEQLKLKLNKLKEQYTT, from the exons ATGCAAGAATTGCTGCTAATGAAGGGCTTAAAGGAAAAATCACAGAATT ATGCATCAGAAGCATCTGTAAAATGGTATCAATCTCAAGTACATGGTCTACAAGCAAGCAAGAAAACTTTACAATTAGAAATTGATACCTATCAAGGAATTTTGCAGCAAAGACAGCAAACAATAGCAAACATAAATGCTAGATATAAGCAATTAAACATAGATTATTCAGAACTTCTTCAAAAacatagaaaagaaaagcaagATTTGGAATATGAGGTACGAAACTTAAAGACACAAAATCAATCAAACAGTATTTTAGAATCATTAGATATCAGTACATCAAGTTCTTCAGATGTCTCCACAAAGTTAGAATTAACAGAAGATGAATTAAGAGATACAAAAGCAGAGTTAAAAACATTAGAAAAACGACTTTTAGGTAATGAAGTTTCCAAAGCATTGATGGAAAATGCTTTGGCTAAGCAACGTATATTAATTACAACTATGgaagaaaatatacagaaatgtGAAACTGAGAAAAATCAAACTGCTGATACATTGCGTAAAACGCAACTTGAAATTCAAAAGTTAAAATCCGAGAATGAAGCATTACAGACTACTCTGTTGTCTTCTAAACAGGAACAAAGTCAAATAGAAGATGCAATCTTTCAATTGCGATTACAGTTAACTAAAATGATTGCTCAGTATAAACTTTTAAAGTcaaaaaatatagaagcagaggaaaaattgaattcaatGCAAGatgtaataaatgaaaataaacgtttaaaaacATTATCATATGAAGCTAACACTGCTTTAATCAGAAAACTTAGacaagaaaaacgaaaagttAAAAGTTTAGAAAATAAACTTCATGGAATTCAAATAAAGGGACATTTAATCACTATG aaaaacaaaatggaaGTTTCTTTACATGAATGCTTAAAACAGGTTTTAATgagaaataaa GATTTAAAAGATCAATTGAAGGCACTAGCAAAAACTTCAGATGAAAGTATTGATGAAGGATATGGTGACAACAGTATTGTTAGTTCTGTTTCTATAGACATTCCCTCACCAAAATCTATCAGTCCAGTATTATTAGATGCAGCTTCTAATATTTTGCTGCAATGTAAGGACTTTTATAAACCAGTACAAACAGAACTTGAAcagttaaaattaaaacttaaTAAACTAAAGGAACAATATACtacatag